One window from the genome of Herpetosiphonaceae bacterium encodes:
- the ctaD gene encoding cytochrome c oxidase subunit I, producing MATTAVPIPQVGERRWWHTAWEWITTVDHKRIGIMYIVTAIAFFVWGGIDALLIRIQLAQAENTFLSPQVYNELFTMHGTTMVFLAIMPLNAGLGNFIIPLMVGANDMAYPRLNALGFWLFLFGGIFLNSSYLIGHPPDAGWFAYAPLSANGGVMPKTNAMDFWVLGINILGVSSILGSINFIVTVFNLRAPGMKFNRMPLFVWAQLVVAFLVIFSFPSITVASVLLYFDRNFGTAFFLPERGGDPMLWQHLFWFFGHPEVYILILPAFGIISEIFPVFSRKPIFGYAFIAYSSVAIGFLGFTVWAHHMFSVGMGPWANAAFSATSLMISIPTGVKIFNWLATLWGGSLNFKTPLYYGVAFIFLFVIGGITGVMLALPPLDYQTTDTYFVVGHFHYVLFGGAIFAIFAGFYYWWPKMFGRMLSERLGIWQFWLMFIGMNLTFMPMHYLGMIGMPRRTWTYDSGLGFEFWNLMETIGALMIALSVSIFILNAILSRRNGEIAGNDPWDGHTLEWATTSPPPPHNFDSLPVIRTRRPVWDLKYGEAQHFTKPRDAKAAGSTDEEHTPPSIHLPPPSFYPIVLAFGLTMAAYGLLYSSVAFGPSLTAIIVGISIVFVAIAGLASEAARD from the coding sequence ATGGCAACGACCGCCGTGCCCATTCCCCAGGTAGGCGAGCGACGCTGGTGGCATACCGCCTGGGAGTGGATCACCACCGTCGATCATAAGCGTATCGGCATCATGTATATTGTTACGGCGATCGCGTTCTTTGTCTGGGGCGGGATTGACGCGCTGCTGATCCGGATCCAGCTGGCGCAGGCCGAGAACACCTTTTTGAGCCCACAGGTCTATAACGAGCTGTTCACGATGCATGGCACGACCATGGTCTTCCTTGCGATCATGCCGTTGAACGCCGGGCTTGGCAACTTTATCATCCCCCTGATGGTCGGCGCGAACGATATGGCCTATCCCCGCCTGAACGCGCTGGGCTTCTGGCTGTTTCTCTTCGGCGGCATCTTTCTCAACAGCTCCTATCTGATCGGCCATCCGCCGGATGCTGGCTGGTTTGCCTACGCGCCGCTGTCGGCCAATGGCGGCGTGATGCCCAAGACCAACGCGATGGACTTCTGGGTGCTCGGCATCAACATCCTGGGCGTCTCGTCGATCCTGGGCTCGATCAACTTCATCGTGACGGTCTTCAACCTGCGCGCGCCGGGCATGAAGTTCAACCGCATGCCGCTGTTCGTCTGGGCGCAGCTTGTGGTGGCCTTCCTGGTGATCTTCTCGTTCCCCAGCATCACGGTCGCGTCGGTCCTGCTGTATTTCGACCGCAACTTCGGCACGGCGTTCTTTCTGCCGGAACGAGGCGGCGACCCGATGCTGTGGCAGCACCTTTTCTGGTTCTTCGGCCATCCTGAGGTGTATATTCTGATCTTGCCGGCCTTCGGCATCATCTCGGAGATCTTCCCGGTCTTCTCGCGCAAGCCGATCTTCGGCTATGCCTTTATCGCTTATTCGAGCGTGGCGATCGGCTTCCTGGGCTTTACCGTCTGGGCGCACCATATGTTCTCCGTGGGCATGGGTCCGTGGGCCAACGCGGCCTTCTCTGCGACCAGCCTGATGATCTCGATCCCGACCGGCGTCAAGATCTTCAACTGGCTGGCGACGCTGTGGGGCGGATCGCTGAACTTCAAAACGCCGCTCTACTATGGCGTGGCCTTTATCTTCCTCTTCGTGATCGGCGGCATCACGGGCGTGATGCTGGCGCTTCCGCCGCTCGACTACCAGACGACCGACACGTACTTTGTGGTCGGTCACTTCCACTATGTGCTCTTCGGCGGCGCGATCTTCGCGATCTTCGCCGGGTTCTACTACTGGTGGCCCAAGATGTTCGGGCGCATGCTCAGCGAGCGCCTGGGTATCTGGCAGTTCTGGCTGATGTTCATCGGGATGAACCTGACGTTTATGCCGATGCACTACCTGGGCATGATCGGCATGCCGCGCCGCACCTGGACGTACGACTCGGGTCTGGGCTTCGAGTTCTGGAACCTGATGGAGACGATCGGCGCGCTGATGATCGCGCTATCGGTGTCGATCTTTATCCTGAATGCCATTCTGTCGCGTCGCAACGGCGAGATCGCCGGCAACGATCCGTGGGATGGGCATACCCTGGAGTGGGCGACGACCTCGCCGCCGCCGCCGCACAACTTCGACTCGCTGCCGGTGATTCGCACGCGCCGCCCGGTCTGGGATCTGAAGTACGGCGAGGCGCAGCACTTCACCAAGCCGCGCGACGCCAAGGCTGCGGGCAGCACGGATGAAGAGCACACGCCGCCCAGCATTCATCTGCCGCCGCCGTCGTTCTACCCGATCGTGCTGGCGTTCGGCCTGACGATGGCCGCGTACGGCCTGCTCTACTCGTCGGTGGCGTTTGGGCCAAGCCTGACCGCTATTATCGTGGGCATCTCGATTGTCTTTGTCGCCATCGCCGGTCTTGCCAGCGAGGCGGCGCGCGATTAG
- a CDS encoding cytochrome C oxidase subunit IV family protein encodes MAKHSSSQTEVAAGHDHAPSHARLYVNIFFVLFAVTMIEVFASYLSDYGVPVWSEIAVLILLSIIKGALVVMFYMHLRFDSRWFTSLFIGGVAIAVLMGITFILLWAYKASVGGLVV; translated from the coding sequence GTGGCTAAGCATTCATCAAGCCAGACGGAGGTTGCCGCGGGCCATGACCATGCGCCGTCTCACGCGCGACTGTACGTTAATATCTTCTTTGTGCTCTTTGCCGTTACGATGATCGAGGTTTTCGCCAGCTACCTTAGCGATTACGGCGTTCCGGTGTGGAGCGAGATCGCGGTACTCATCTTGCTTTCGATCATCAAGGGCGCGCTCGTTGTTATGTTCTATATGCACCTGCGCTTCGATAGCCGCTGGTTTACGTCGCTGTTCATCGGCGGCGTGGCGATCGCCGTGCTGATGGGGATCACGTTCATTCTGCTGTGGGCATATAAAGCGAGCGTCGGTGGCCTGGTTGTGTAA
- a CDS encoding heme-copper oxidase subunit III has protein sequence MAQAVAHDQKEHAAGAAHGHGGHHPPTSLGVNTRKLGLWTFISSEAIFFTALISTYLVLKPRNLALGGPVPEDFLGITLTAILAFILLMSSLTMVLALNAVEHNDRRGTHLWLGATILLGLMFLGGQTYEFNKLWSEGFHTVTITKQDGKIEQIGVAEHHLEAELEHLHEEYPGAQIQQGPRKPVTWTTSIFGSTFFTLTGFHGTHVGIGVIWLSIVLAMSLRGAISSRNSLTVEMAGLYWHFVDLVWVAIFTLIYLI, from the coding sequence ATGGCGCAAGCAGTCGCCCATGATCAGAAAGAGCATGCTGCTGGAGCCGCGCATGGTCACGGCGGGCATCATCCGCCTACGTCGCTGGGGGTGAATACCCGCAAGCTCGGCCTGTGGACCTTTATCAGCTCGGAGGCGATCTTTTTCACGGCTCTGATCTCGACCTATCTGGTCTTGAAGCCGCGCAATCTGGCGCTGGGCGGTCCGGTGCCGGAAGACTTTTTAGGCATTACGCTGACGGCGATCCTGGCGTTCATCCTGCTGATGAGCAGCTTGACGATGGTGCTGGCGCTCAACGCGGTCGAGCACAACGACCGGCGCGGCACGCATCTCTGGCTGGGCGCGACGATCCTGCTGGGCCTGATGTTCCTGGGCGGGCAGACGTACGAGTTCAACAAGCTGTGGAGCGAGGGTTTTCACACCGTCACGATTACCAAGCAAGATGGTAAGATCGAGCAGATCGGCGTTGCCGAGCATCATCTGGAAGCAGAGCTGGAGCATCTTCACGAGGAATATCCGGGCGCGCAAATTCAGCAAGGCCCGCGCAAGCCAGTCACCTGGACGACCAGCATCTTTGGCTCGACCTTCTTCACGCTCACTGGTTTTCATGGTACGCACGTTGGTATTGGAGTCATCTGGCTATCGATCGTGCTGGCGATGTCGTTGCGCGGGGCGATTAGCTCACGCAATAGTTTGACCGTGGAAATGGCCGGTTTGTACTGGCACTTCGTCGATCTGGTATGGGTGGCGATCTTTACGCTGATCTATCTGATCTAA
- the coxB gene encoding cytochrome c oxidase subunit II, with translation MPFFSKRSFRSLSLVVVAALLLAGCGSLDGELSTFATDGYESTQINNLFQPIFWMAIGVFVIVEGLLLWSVIRYRRRPDDGIPVQLHGNLPIELAWTIAPAILVLVIAVLTFRTQAELERAPQNPINVTVVGHQWWWEFQYPDQNIVTANELHVPANRDVLLTLTSADVIHSFWAPRVSGKTDVIPGHENKLLMQPLSEQTLLVRGQCAEFCGGTHAMMAFHVVVQPQAEFDSWVQQQQAAAQAPAGVQQAAAAPATGATVAATVTGVAATGDEVAATTAATAAATANAAETATAQAQPTSQEARGYQLFQTKGCVGCHAITGYPGAVSRVGPDLTHVGSRQHIVAGWLENTPENMRRWLRDPNEVKPDNVMGTAIKLGTLKQDEIEDLAAYLASLK, from the coding sequence ATGCCGTTCTTTTCCAAACGCTCCTTTCGGTCCCTCAGTCTGGTAGTGGTTGCGGCGCTGCTGTTAGCGGGCTGCGGCTCACTCGATGGCGAACTCTCGACGTTCGCGACTGATGGCTATGAGAGCACCCAGATCAACAACCTGTTCCAGCCGATCTTCTGGATGGCTATCGGCGTCTTTGTGATTGTCGAGGGGTTGTTGCTCTGGTCAGTGATCCGCTATCGCCGCCGTCCAGACGACGGGATTCCTGTGCAGCTCCACGGGAATCTGCCGATCGAGCTGGCCTGGACGATCGCGCCCGCGATCCTGGTGCTGGTGATCGCCGTGCTGACCTTCCGCACGCAGGCTGAGCTTGAGCGAGCGCCGCAGAATCCGATCAATGTCACCGTTGTGGGCCACCAGTGGTGGTGGGAGTTTCAGTATCCCGATCAGAATATCGTCACGGCTAATGAATTGCATGTGCCGGCCAACCGCGATGTGCTGTTAACGCTCACGTCGGCTGACGTGATCCACTCGTTCTGGGCACCGCGCGTTTCGGGCAAGACCGACGTGATCCCCGGCCACGAGAATAAGCTGCTGATGCAGCCGCTCTCAGAGCAAACCCTGCTGGTACGCGGCCAGTGCGCCGAGTTCTGCGGCGGCACGCACGCGATGATGGCCTTTCACGTGGTCGTCCAGCCCCAGGCCGAGTTCGATAGCTGGGTCCAGCAACAGCAGGCGGCTGCACAGGCTCCTGCGGGCGTCCAGCAGGCTGCCGCCGCGCCTGCTACTGGCGCGACTGTTGCTGCGACGGTGACGGGCGTGGCCGCGACGGGCGACGAAGTTGCCGCGACGACGGCGGCGACGGCGGCGGCGACGGCCAACGCGGCAGAGACGGCTACCGCGCAGGCGCAGCCTACCAGTCAGGAGGCGCGGGGCTACCAGTTGTTCCAGACCAAGGGCTGCGTCGGGTGCCACGCGATTACCGGCTATCCGGGCGCGGTATCGCGCGTGGGTCCGGATCTGACCCACGTCGGCAGCCGCCAGCATATCGTGGCGGGCTGGCTGGAGAACACGCCGGAGAATATGCGGCGCTGGCTGCGCGACCCGAACGAGGTCAAGCCGGATAATGTGATGGGAACTGCAATTAAGCTTGGTACGCTGAAGCAAGATGAGATCGAGGACCTGGCTGCATATCTGGCATCGTTGAAGTAG